The DNA window CCGACGGCAGGCCGCTGACTGCGCTGCGTCCGGCACCGCTGCCGGGCCAGCACGATGACGAAGTGCGGGCCACGATCGCCGCGGCCGTGTCGACCTCGGCCGCGGGCGCCACCGCGCCGGCGGAGTTGCCGCTCAACGGTGTGACGGTCCTCGAATTCGGCACCATGTTCGCCGGTCCCTACGGCGCGACCATCCTCGGTGATCTCGGGGCCAGAGTGATCAAGATCGAACCGGTCGCGGGCGACAACATTCGTAATCTCGTGGCCTTCCACGAGGCTGGTGGAGCCAAAGTGCTGCAGGGCAAGGAAAGCGTCGCGGTCGATCTCACGACACCCACAGGACTCGAGCTCGTATACGAACTGGTCAAGCGCAGCAACATTGTGCTGCAATGCTTTCGGGGCGCGGCCGCGGAGCGAACGCAGATCGACGAGACGACACTCAAGGCGATCAATCCGGACCTCGTGTATCTGAGCACCCCTGGGTACGGCGTCGAGGGTCCGTACGCCGCCCGGCCCGCCTATGCCCCCTCAATAGGCGCGGCGACCGGACTGTCAGCGGTCGACGGTCGTGACGCCGCGAACGCGCCGGGCGACCGAGCGGCATTGCGTGCCGGAGCGCGGACCCTGCACGCGGCCGGTGCGGTGCCGGCCGTCCAATCCGACGGCATCGCCGCCCTGGGTGTCGCCTCTGCGATGCTGGTGGGCCTCTACGCCAAGCGCAACGGGGTCGAACTCTCGAATATGGTCACCACCATGCTCGGCACCGTGCATCAGGCGCTGATCTCCTACAACACCAGCTACGAGGGTCGGCCGGAGATCGCGTCTGCGGATGCGCAGTTCTACGGGCTCGGCGCGCTCTACCGGATGTACCAGGCCGCTGACGGCTGGGTCTTCCTGGCGGCGCCGCTGCCCGGTGAATGGAAGGCGGTGGTGAAGGCGCTGTCACCCTATGCCGATCTGGCCTCCGACGCGCGGTTCTCCACCCCGCAGGGCCGCCGCGACGACGATGCGGCCCTCGCGGACGTGCTCGAGGGCGTGTTCGCGGGCAAGGGAAAACAGCAATGGGAGGACGAACTCGCGTCCCTCGACGTGGGTTGTGTCGCGATCCTCGAACGCAACTCCGAGTCGGCGCTGCAGTCCGATCCGTTCTTCGAGGCCGGCTATAGCGTCGAAGCGGTCAGCCCGATCTTCGACGAGCACCGTCGACTGGCCCCGCTCACCCGCTTCTCGCGCTCGCGCACCAAGGCCGACGCGGGCTGCACCATCGGCCAGCACACCCGTGCGGTACTCCGCGAGATCGGGGTGGGGGAGGAGCGCATCGACGAGCTGGTCGAGCTCGGAGTCATCGCCTGCGACAACTGAATTGTCGCTGGCACGCGGGCGCCAGGCCGGGCGCCCGCAGCCTGACAGAGCGCCGACCTACGCGAACCTCGCGGCGCAGCGCCGGTCGGCTCCTGAAGCACGAGAAGGAAGAGACCCGGGTTGTCTGCAGCATCGACGTTCGTTACCAAGGCAACCGATCCGGCCTCGGTGCTGCCGGTTCAATTACGTTCTCGCGCTTCATCGGAGCCGGACCGGCCGTTTCTCCACGAGGTGACCGGCGGCCACGCCACCTACGGCGCAACGTGGGAGGGCGTTCGCAGCTGGGCCGAGTATCTACGCGGCCTGGGCGTGCTGCCCGGCTCCCGGGTGGCGACCTTACTGCCGCCCTCGATCGATGCGGCGATGGTCTGGATCGCGCTCGGTTGCCTTGGCGCCGTGGAGGTTCCGGTTAACGCAGAACTGAAGGGCGCCTTCCTCGAACATGTCCTCGATGATGCCGCGCCGATGCTGTGCCTGGCCCGACCGGAATTCGTCGACCACATCCGAAACACCAGACCGGCCTTACCCATTCGTGTCGTCGAGCGTGGCGAGTGGAAAAACTTGGGCGCCGCCACCATCGAGTTCGATTCGCTGCCTGCACCGGCCGATAACGCGTGCGTGATCTACACCTCCGGCAGTACCGGACCGGCCAAGGGCGTGATACTCGATTGGGCCCAGTTCGCTACGATGGCCGACCGAATTCCCTTGGGCCCGAACGATGTGACCTACAACTGCCGTCCAATGTTCCACGTCACCGGACGCAGTCCGCTGGTGTCGATGTGCGCGACCGGGGGCCAGGTCGTCTTCCGTGAACGGTTCTCGGCGAAGGCCACCATGGACGACGTACGCGAGTTCGGCTGCACCACAGGGACTCTCCTTGCGGCGTTGTTGCTGGCGCTGCCGCCGCGCGCGGACGACGCCGACAATCCGCTCGAGGCCGTATTCGCGGGGCACAATGTCGCTCTCGCCGCCGAATTCGCACGGCGATTCGATGTGAAGTGCTACGACCTCTACGGTTCCACGGAGGTCGGTTTCCCGCTGGTGTTGAGCGGCACCCCAACCGACCTCGAGCACACGTGGTGCGGCCGCGTACGCGATGGCTACCGGGCGCAAGTGGTCGACGAGAACGGACAGCCAGTGGTCGACGGCGTCCCGGGAGAGCTCTGGATCCAGCCCGGCAACCGCCTCATGATCATGGTCGGCTACCTGAACCAGCCGGCGGCGACCGAGCGGGCACTGGCCGGCGGTTGGTACCATACGGGCGACATCGTCGTTCGACATCCCGACGGCAACTTCGAATTTCTCCACCGGAACGGCGACACGATTCGCCGGATGGGTGAGAACATCTCCGCCACCGCGGTCGAAGCAGTCATTGACGAGCATCCGCAACTTGTTGCCTGCGCCGTAATCGGCGTCCCTGATTCCGTTGCGGGACACGAGATCCTGATCGCAGCAGAGATCGTCGAGAACTGTACGTTGGACGAGCAGGCACTCTACGAGTGGATGACAAGCCGCCTACCCAGACACGCCCTGCCGAAGTACCTCGCCCTGACCGATACGCTGCCGCGCACGCCAACCAACAAGGTTCTCAAGACCGGTCTGCTCGACACGATCGATCTGACCGCCACATGGAGCCCGCCGGTACGCCGCCCCTGACTCGACACTGCTGGCCCCACGATGTGTGTGCGGTTGTGCGGGCTGATGTATCCCGCGACCTGGGCTCCTCAACTGGGGTCAGGCTGCCCGAGTTGCCGTATCGCATCTGGGCCGTTTCGCTAACCGCACTACGTGACAGCGCTGGCGATCTTCAACGCGATGAGCTGGTCGTCGTCCAGTCCGATCTCACGCAACACCTCGTCGGTGTGTTCGGCGAACTGCGGGGCCCGGGTGATGCGGACCGGCTGGTTGTCGAACTTGACCGGGTTCGCGACGAGCTTCTGCGGTGCGCCGTCGGCGTCGACGAGATCGACGATGCGTCCGTTCGCGATCAGAGCCGAATCGTTGGCAATGTCCCAGCCGTCCTGTACCGGCGCCCACTGTCCGGTCATTTTCTCGAACTCGCTCAGCCAGTGCGCGTACGGGAACTTCGCGATGGTAGCGGCGATCTCGTCGGCCACCAGATCCTTTGCGGCGGCGATCTTTTCCATCGCGTCGAAGCGCGGGTCGCCGATCAGGTCGCTACGCCCGAGGACGCGGAAGAACTCGTCCCAGTACCGGGTCGGCTGCAGCATGGACAGCTGAATCCACCGTCCGTCCGAGGTCCGGTAGGTGCCGGTCAGAGGGTTTCCGGGGGCGGCGGAGGTCTTGTTGCTCTTGACCTGCGGACCGCCGTTCATCATCGCCAGGTTGACGTTGAACTGTGTCGCCCAGGCGCCGACCGCGAGCAGGGAGACGTCGATCTCGGACGGTTCGCCGGTGACCTTTCGCCCGTAGAGAGCTGCGGCGATCCCGCCCGCGATGGTCATACCGCCGATGTTGTCGCCGTAAGCGCCGGCGGGCATGAATGCCACCGAGTCCGCGTCCGGCGGGGTGACACCATCCGCGCTGCCGCCCCGCGCCCAGAATGCCGTCGAGTCGTAGGCGCCGTTCTCCGAATCTGGTCCCTCGCTTCCGAATCCGCTGCCCGCGACGTAGATGATGTCCGGGTTGATCTTGCGGATCTCTTCGATCGTGATGCCGAGATTACGGCGTGCCTTGGGCAGGAAGTTGGTCAGGAACACGTCGCTGCGCCGGACCAATTCTTCGAGTATCGGCCGGGCCTCGGGCTTGTCGAGGGCCAGGCCGATGCTGCGTTTGCTTCGGTTGGGGCCCTCCATGATCGGCGCGAACGAGGACCCCTCCTTCCCGGCCGCGAGTCCCAGGACTCGGACCAGCCCTCGCTGGGCGTCGCCGGTCTCGGCGTGTTCGACCTTGATGACGTCGGCGCCCCAGTCGGCCAGGACCGCGCCCGCGGCCGGGACGAAGGTGAACTGGGCGACCTCGAGAATTCGGACGCCTTCCATCGGACGGTGCATCGTGAGCTCCTTGTAGGACCGTGCTGGAATTGTGGAATCAACTGTTGCGCAGCAGGATTGCGCCGGAGGGGACCCCGCCGCCCGCGGTGACGACCGCGACCTTCGAGTCGGCGACCTGACGGCCGGGCGCTTCCCCGCGCAGCTGCAGCACCGCCTCCCGGAAGAATCCGTAGCCGTGCGTGCGGCCGGCGGAGAGCTGACCGCCGTGCGGGTTGATCGGCAGCCGGCCGCCCAGAGCGATGGCACTGCCGTCGCCGATGAACTCGCGTGCGTCACCGAAGTCGCAGAAGCCGAGGCCCTCGAGCCAGGACAGGGCGTTGAAAGTGAAGCCGTCGTAGAGCAGCGCCACGTCGACGTTCGCGGGTCGTAGATCGGTGCGGCTCCACAGATGCGCGGCGGGCCCGAGCGACTGGGGCATATGGGTGAGGGTGCCCTGGTCCCAGGACAGGGTCTCCATGATCTGGGTACCGACGGCCTCGATGAATACCGGCGGCTTGGCGAGGTCGGCCGCGATGTCGGCGGCGGAGACGATCACCGCGACGGCTCCGTCGACGGGGACGTCGCAGTCGTAGAGCCCGAAGGGACTGGACACCATCCGTGCCGATAGATAGTCGTCGAGGGTGATCGGATCCCGGTACACCGCTTCAGGATTGAGCCCTGCGTTGGTGCGGGCATTGACGGCGATCCGTCCGAGCACCTCGCGGTCGCCACCGTAACGATGGAAGTAGTGCGAGGCCTGACAGGCGATCCAGTTGGCGGCCGACATCGCCCCGAACGGAAGCCGCCACTCCATCATGCCGGTGGCTCGGCCTGCCGCGTCGTGCCAGCGTCCGGCGCGCGTCGACGGCGCGCCGCGGCGGCGTAGGCGGCGACGATGTGCGCGATCTCCTCGACCGTCAGCGCGTGCGGTTCCGGCAGTCCCTCGTAGGCGATCGCGGAGGGGGCCACGGTGCGCCAGCCGCCCTCGGCTTCGGTGATCGCGTCGCGCCCCTGCGTCGGGATCTGAGTGCTGCCCTTTCGGCCCGCGTGTGCGAGTTGCATGCCGGGGATCGAGCCCTGGCCGACGAGGAATCGGGTGATCCGGGACCAGGCCTCGGTATGTTCGTCGCTCCAGATCCCGGCGTCGGGGGATGCAGATGCGTCCCTCGGGGAGCACCGCGGTGGCCTCCGACAGCACCAGTCCGGCGCCGCCGCGGGCCATGCCGCCCAGGTGGGCGAGGTGCCAGTCGGTCGGGACGCCGGTGTCGGTGGCGGAATACTGGGCCATGGGTGCGACCCGCAGCCGGTTCTTGACCGTGATTCCGTGCAGGGTCAGCGGCGAGAAGAGCAAGCTTTGCGTCATGGTCGGGTTCTTCTGGCCTCGTTCTCGTCGGTGTATGCACCGGCGACTGCTGACATTTGAAGGATAACTTAGTAAGCTTTGTTGATACCATAGGCGAATGTAGGAGGAATGGTGGATCTGAACGGGTTGACCACGGTCATCGCGGAGCTGAAAGAGCACGTCCTGACCATCACGCTCAACCGGCCGGATCGGTTGAACTCCTTCAACGACGCGATGCGCGCTGAGTTCAAGGCACTGTGGCGGTTCGCCGACGACGAGGACGATGTGCACGCGATCGTGTTGCGGGCAAGCGGTGATCGCGCATTCTGCACCGGGGTGGACGTGAAGGAGGGGACCTTCCTCGCCGACAACCCGTTCAGCAGGCAGGATCCCGGCGTCGATCTCTCCCCCAAACAGAACGGGTGCTGGAAGCCGCTGATCTGCGCGGTGCACGGCATGGTCGCCGGTGGCGCCCTCTACTGGCTCAACGAAGCCGACATCATCATCTCCAGCGACGACGCCCAGTTCTTCGACCCGCACGTCTCCTACGGCCTGGTCGCGGCCCTCGAACCGATCGGCCTCGCGCACCGCATCCCGATCGGCGAGGTGCTGCGCATGGTCCTGCTCGGACTCGACGAGCGAATGTCCGCCGAACGTGCGCACCAGATCGGCTTCGTCAGCGAGGTGCTGCCGCGGGCGCAGCTGTGGGATCGCGCGCAGGAACTCGCCGCGCGGATCGCCGCCAAGCCGCCTGCCGCGGCGCAGGGCAGCATTCGGGCGATCTGGGAGTCCCGTGACACCGGCCGCTCGCATGCCCTCGCCACCGGCGTGGCGTACACGGTGATCGGCAATCCTATCGGGCAGGCCCAGGTCGTGCGGTCCGAGGTGTCCACCCGCAAGTACGAGGTTCGCTGAGCGTCGGGTCGCCGCAGGCGCATCCGCAGAAGGAGTAGCTGAGATGGACTACGGAATGAGCCCGGAGCTCGAACGGTTCCGGCTGGAGGTGCGGGCATTCGTCGAAGCGAACGCGCCCGCGATCCCGCCGAAGGCCGGTGTGCGCAGTGCCGAGGACCGGGCCGAGCACACCTTGATCACCGAGTGGATCGGCAAGCTGTTCGCCGCGGGGTACATGGGCGGCGACTGGCCGGAACAGTATGGGGGACAGGGGAGTTCCTACTCGGCTGAACGTGACGTGGTGGTAGGGGAGGAGATCGCCCGCGCGCAGGCCCCGCACTTCGCGGGCGCGGGTGGACTGGTCTCGCACGCTCTGATCGACTTCGGCACCGAGGAGCAGCGTCAGCGCTACCTGCCGGGCATTCGCTCCGGCAAGGACACCTGGTGCCAGCTGTTCAGCGAGCCCAGCTCCGGCAGTGACCTGGCATCGTTGCGCACCAAGGCGGTTCGGACCGAGAACGGGTGTTTCCGGGTCAGCGGCCAGAAAGTGTGGACCACCAGCGGGCACTGGGCCGAGTACGGCTACCTGCTGGCCCGCACCGACCCGGATGCGCCCAAACACAAGGGCATCAGTGCCCTCATCGTCGATATGAGCCTGCCCGGTGTCGACGTGCGTCCGCTGCGCGAGATGACTGGTACGTCGGACTTCAACGAGGTGTTCCTCGACAACGTCGAACTGCCCGCCGAGGCCTTGATCGGCGAGCTCAATTCCGGCTGGGCCATTGCCAATTCGAGTCTCGGGCACGAGCGCAGTGGTGTCGCCACGAGCGTGGTGCGGCTACGTCAGAACGTGGACGCGCTCAAAGATTTGGCGAAGCGGGTCGACCGAGGCGGACGCCCGGCCATCGAAGACGGTGCGGTCCAGGAGACGCTGGGCAAGTTCACCGCGGACGTCGAGGCGCTCTCCGCGCTGGTGTACGCCAACATCAGCCGATGGTCGCGCGGCACCGAGCGAGTGCAGGACGCGCCCATGGCCAAGCTGATGTTCAGCGAACTCGGCGTGGAGATCTCGCGGTACGCACTGGAACTGAGCGGGGAGGCGGGCATCCTGGTCGAGGGTGATCCGGGCGCCGTCGACCGCGGGCGGTGGCAGGACGAGTTCCTCTACGCCCGCGCGTACACGATCGCGGGCGGAAGCTCCGAGATCATGCGGAACATCATTGCCGAGCGTGGACTGAAGATGCCGCGCTGACTTCGGGGCGGCCTATCTGGGAAGACTCGGCTGACTGGCTCCCGGTGGTGTGTCTATCGCGACTCTGCGTTGCAGGCTATGACTGTGATACGACGCGGCCCCGGCCGGGGGGAAGCAGGGGCAGATCGACCGCTACGACTCTCCGGTGTCGGATCAGAACGAGGCATCCGCACCGTCCGTGTGGCGGACGGTGCGGATGCCTCGTATTCGGTTGCGTTACTGGGTCTCTGCGGTGTGTGCCCGGGCCAGGGTCAGTCCCTCGTCGCGGGTGGGGGCTTCGACGTCCCAACGTCCACAAGTGCAGTGGCACAGGTACTTACCGTCGACGGGCAGGATGGACTGGGCGTCGCAGTAGCCCGAGGCGGCGGCCATGTCGGCGAAGAACTCGGTCGGCAGGTCGTAGAGAACGCTGTCTTCCATGAGGTGTTCTCGATTCTGTTCGGGTCCGGCGGCGGCCCTCAGGCCGTCGACTCGGCCGGGTTCAGGGTGCCCGGGGCGGGCGGCAGCGGGGCGTCGGGGAACAGTTCCTGGAAGGCCCCGAACGTGATTCGGTCCCGGGTGGCCTGGTCGACGTTGCCGAACAGGTGGTGCAGGGTCTTCTGGGTGTGCCCGTAGGTGCCCTCCATGTGCGGGTAGTCGCTGCCCCACATCACGTTGTTGTAGCCCATGCCCGTCATCGCGGCGACAGCCGACTCGTCGTGCTGGAACGACGCGTACACCTGGGAGTAGATGATCTCCTTGGGTGAGCGGTTGAGCTTCGGGCGGACCACCTGGGAATGCTGGCGGTAGCCCTCCTCCATCCGGTCGGCGATGAACGGCACCCAGGTCGCGCCGCCCTCGGAGACAAGGATTTTGAGGTTCGGGTGGCGGTCGAGCGCGCCCGAGGCGACCAGCTTCATCACGGCGCGCTGGCCGCCGAATGTGGTCTCCGTGTAGTTCAGCACGGCACCGCCGGGGCCTCGATACATGATGCCGGCGGCTCCGCCGCTGGCCATATCGATCGGCTCGGTGCCGATGTGGAACGAGATGACCATGCCGATGTCCTCGGCGAGCGCCCAGAACGGCTCCCACGCGTCGTCGTTGTAGTCCACCTGCTGCGGGTGCGGGGCGACGGTCAGGAATACGGCCTTGAAGCCCATCTCGCCGCAGCGCTTCAGTTCGGCGCAGGCGTCCTCGATGGAGAGGGTCGAGACCTGAGCGGTGGGGAGCAGGCGCGGCGAGTAGTCCATGATGACCTCTTTGGCCCAGTCGTTGGAGACCCGGGTCGCTTCCCGCAGCACCTCGGGAGTGCGGAACGACGACGCCCACATCCCCAGCGACGGAAACACCAGCTCCGACCAGATGCCTTCCTCGTCGAGGTCGGGCAGGCGCTTGGTCACGTCGCCGGAGCCGGGCGCGCGCATGCTCGCGGCGAAGAACTCTTCCTGCTTGATCGTGGGCAGCCGGCGCCGGAAGGCCTGGCCGTCGACGAACACCGTCTCCCACTTGCCATCCGGATCTTTCTCCGACCGGGGGACCAGTTCGGCCAGTCGCTTCGGCAGCCGTGCGCGCCACAAGTCCTCGGGCTCGAGGAAGTGCGAGTCCGCCGAGTTCGCCCACAGCTTGATTGCCATTCGATGCCTCCTGATCGCTTCACCGTGACGGTGAAAGGAATTGCGGTGCTGATGTGGGACGGGTGCGTCCCCGCGGGTCGGCCGCAGCGCTCCCGGTTGCTGGGGAACGCTCCCACCAGAATTAGTTTCTAGAATGCGATTTTAGAATGTAAGGTGATTATCACCACGGAGGGTGGGAGAAGTCAAGGCGCAGATCTCGGGCGACGGAGGATCGATGACGGAAACCAAGGGCCGCACCCGCGGCTGGACGAGTTCACCGGAAACCAAGGATCGGGTCCTCGATGCCGCCGCGGAGATCTTCGGAGAGCGTGGATTTACCGCGGTGACGATGGCGGACATCGTCGACAAGTCCGGAGTCAGCGTCGGCAGCATCTATCACCACTTCGGCGGGAAGGCCGAGGTCTTCCTGGCGATCTGGACCGATCTGATCGAGCAGGTCGACGGGCGAGTGCGGGAGGCTGTCGAAAAGGCCCGCGCAGGTGGTGTCGACGACCCGATGGAGCTCTACGGGGTGAGCACTCGGGCATATCTGGAACTGTTGTGGGAGAACCAATCTCGTGCCCGGGTGGTGGCCATGGGTGATACGCCGCCGGGCTTCGAGGCGATCCGCCGGGGGCAGGCCCGCCGGGGCAGCGATCACGACATCGCGCTGCTCGGGCTCGGCTCCTCACGCAGGGAGAAGCTGTTGCGCGACTTTCTGCTGGCGATGCGCGCGGAATCGGCGCGTGTAGTGCTCAAATGCCGGGCCCGCGCGGAACTGAACGACGCGATAGACACCGCGCTCGAGTACATCGGGTGTCTGGATCCGGCAAAGTTCGGGCTGGGCGCGGCGCGGGGCTGAGTTCAGCCCGGTGCCGATTTCGTGAGGAACTTCTATGCGGTCTTGCCGTAGCCGCTGCCGGGGTTCTCGGCATGTCAGGCGTCGAGTGGTGCTGTGGGGGGCTCGAATCGAAGCCCCCTGAAAGCTCAGGCGTCGACGAGCCGCCTGCGATGCCAGCTCACCGAGCCGTTCAGCAACTCGTCCACCTTGATCCGCCGGGTCAGCAGGTGCAGGTCGTGCTCCCAGGTGAACCCGATGCCGCCGTGTACCTGCAGTGCGATCGAGGCAACGGTGCTGGTGGCCTCGCCCGCGTAGGCCGCGGCCGCGGATACCGCCGCGGCGCGGCCGGCGGAGTCGGTGCCGTCGAGTGAGACGACGGCGGCCCACAGCGAGGCCCGTGATGCCTCGGTTCGCAGCGCCATATCGGCGCAGTGATGTTTGACGGCCTGGAACGAGCCGATCGGCTGACCGAACTGGGTGCGCTGACCGGCGTATTCGACCGTCTGCTCCACGAGTCGCTCGGCGGCGCCCAGCGCATCCATCTTCCGATAGAAGGCCAGAGCGTCCCCGAGGTAGGAGACGGTGCCGGCCGGCACGCTCGTCCAGCGCTGCGCGGGCACCGTCAGGTCGAGGTTGAGGACCGACCAGGACCTGGTGAGGTCAAGCGTGTCAAGGGTGCGCACACCTGCGCCCTGGCTCCCGCTCGGCACGTGGACCAGAACCTCGGTGCCGTCGGAAGATGTTGCGGCAATCAGGAATCCGGTGGCGTCGGGCAGTGCTGTCGCGGGCGCGGTGGATCCGCTGATCCGCAGTTCCGTGCCGATGATCTCGGCGGCGAGCGGGGCGCCGTCGACCGAGGCGAGGACCAGCGGAATCGACTCCGCGCCGCCCGAATTCGCTTCGGCCAGTGCGGACAGCGGGTGGTCGAGCTTGTCGAGCTCGGCCGTGGCCAGGGCCAGCTCGGCGAGCGGTACGGCGCTCGCAGCTCGGCCGTGTTCTTCGACGAGCACCGCCAGATCGACATGGGTTCCGCCCATCTCGGCGGTCAGCAGTCCGATCAGTCCCGACTCCGCGACGTGCTGCACGGCGATGTCGGGGACCCGGGCGGGACCGTCATCGATGGTCGGCCGCCGCGCGGCGATCGGGTCGTGCTTGACCAGCCACGCGCGCTCGCTGGCGGCCAGGTCTTCCTGTTCGGCACTCAATGCGAAATCCACTGCAGTCCTCCCTTTGAATGTTGACCTAGTTAACCATGTCAGCTATCTTCTGAATAGAGCATACGACAGCCGGGATTCCGGTTCGCGTGATCATGGCGATCGCTACGGCCGGGGTGCTGAAGCACGGCGTCCCGGCTCGGTGGCCCGCTACCGCAAGAGTGGGAGGAAACAAATGATGAGCATCAGAGGCGCGTTGGCGAGGCTGTGGGAGGCCGACGCCGACGCCGCCATGATCCAGCAGGGCGACACCTGGTTCACCTGGGGAGAGGTCCGGGCACTTGCGGAGACCCTGGACACCGAACTGGCCGCCGCCGGATGCAACGCAGGCAGCCGAGTCGGCGTGGTGCTCGACAACCGGATGGAGTCGATTGCCGCGCTCATCGCCATTCTCGGCAAGGGGCGTACGGTCATCACTCTCAATCCCATGCAGCCGGTGGCGCGACTGAGCGCCGACATGAGCGAGGCACATCCCCGCGCCGTCCTGGCGTCGGCGTCCATGTGGAGCGAGTCGGGCTTCCGGACCGCGGCCGAAGACCGCGGCGTGATCGGATTCGCCGTCGACGGCCCACAGGTAGTGGCGACCACCGAGGCGACCGCGGCCACGGCGCCGCAGACCGACAGCGACATCGTCGATGCGGTGGGCGTGGAGATGTTCACCTCGGGCACAACCGGCCCGCCCAAGCGGATCCCGCTCACCTGGCGCCAGCTCGAGGCCACGCTCACCGCGGTGCACGGACATACCGGTGCTGCCGGACCGCCCGACCGCAAGCTGCTCACCGGTCGCGTCGCGCTGGTCACCCTCCCGATCGTGCACATCGGCGGTCTGTGGGGTGTCCTGCAGAACCTTGCCGAGGCCAGGCCCTTCGTGATGCTCCCGCGCTTCACCGTCGAGGGCTGGTGCGCGGCGGTCAAGGAACATCAGCCGAAGGTCGCCGGTCTACCGCCCGCCGCGATGCGTGCGGTGATCAGCGCCGACGTCCCGTCTCAGGATCTGGCCAGCTTGCGTGCCATCACCGCGGGCACGACCTTCGTCAACCCGGACCTGGCCGACGAATTCAGCGCGAAGTACGGCATCCCGGTGCTGATCATGTACGGAGCCACCGAGTTCTCCGGTGCCATCGCCGGATGGACCAAACCCATGCATGCCCAGTGGTGGACCAAGAAACGTGGCAGTGTCGGGCGGGAAATGCCCGGCGTCGAGCTTCGCGCGGTCGCCGAGGACGGCACGGTCCTCCCGGTCGGGAAGTCGGGCCGCCTGGAGGTCAGCTCCAGCCAGACCGGCACCGGCAAACACGAATGGGTCCGCACGTCGGATCTCGGCCACTTGGACGAGGACGGATTCGTCTACATCGACGGTCGCGCGGACGATGCGATCATCCGGGGCGGCTTCAAGGTTCATCCCGAGACGGTCGCCGAGGCGCTGCGCGCCCACGACGCGATTCTGGACGCCACGGTGTACGGCCGCGACGACGAGCGGCTCGGCAAGGTGCCCATCGCGGTCGTGGAACTGCGCGAGGGCGCGGCCGAGGTACCCGAGGAAGAACTGAGGGCCTTCTGCCGCGGCCAGCTCACCGCCTATGAAATCCCGGTGCGGATCTACACGGTGCCGGAGCTGCCGAGAAGTGTGTCGCTGAAGGTGGATCGGCGTCGCCTGCTCGAAATGGTCTCGGAGATGGACGAATCCGCGTCGGTTCCAGCGGTCGAATCGGGAAGGTAGAGCAAAGATGCAGCGAGAGATCTTCGAAGCCGAACACGACCAGTACCGCGAAACGGTTCGCGAATTCCTGGCCCGCTACGCGACTCCGCATCAGGAGCAGTGGGAGTCCGACGGCATTATCGACAAGCAGCTCTACGTCGAGGCCGCCAAGTTCGGAGTGATCGGCTTCTCGGTTCCGGAGGAGTTCGGCGGGGGCGGGGTGTCGGGCGATTTCCGCTACAACGCCATCGTCGCCGAGGAACTGGCCCGGGCATCCTCGGGCGGTCCGGC is part of the Nocardia sp. NBC_00565 genome and encodes:
- a CDS encoding CaiB/BaiF CoA transferase family protein, encoding MTTGPDHVTSSGPLADLVVVDLSTTLPGAQASQFLADCGADVIMVEPPGGSDLRNLAGWPGLLRGKRSVTLDVRADGDLASLRALLSTADVLITTMRPTSAARIGLTAQTVAQKYPRLVWASITGWGSTGPWKDYKGWEGLVMAKTGVMFEKRQLTTRPGPAFVTAPYACFGASQAAVHGVLAALIERMSSGYGQVVESNLVTGMGAMDPYNWFYEMVLERYPDAFSPMDVAYDDDGRPQAYLIYALLIAATKDGRWLQFAQTAPRLMQAWLTELDLVKELADSKWTGFPMLPTAELRAEFWEMMLDRVGARSFEEWQQVFETNHDISAEAFRTPDEALDHPQVVADGRAVTVDNPGIGPVRQPSTLIHTDGRPLTALRPAPLPGQHDDEVRATIAAAVSTSAAGATAPAELPLNGVTVLEFGTMFAGPYGATILGDLGARVIKIEPVAGDNIRNLVAFHEAGGAKVLQGKESVAVDLTTPTGLELVYELVKRSNIVLQCFRGAAAERTQIDETTLKAINPDLVYLSTPGYGVEGPYAARPAYAPSIGAATGLSAVDGRDAANAPGDRAALRAGARTLHAAGAVPAVQSDGIAALGVASAMLVGLYAKRNGVELSNMVTTMLGTVHQALISYNTSYEGRPEIASADAQFYGLGALYRMYQAADGWVFLAAPLPGEWKAVVKALSPYADLASDARFSTPQGRRDDDAALADVLEGVFAGKGKQQWEDELASLDVGCVAILERNSESALQSDPFFEAGYSVEAVSPIFDEHRRLAPLTRFSRSRTKADAGCTIGQHTRAVLREIGVGEERIDELVELGVIACDN
- a CDS encoding AMP-binding protein — translated: MSAASTFVTKATDPASVLPVQLRSRASSEPDRPFLHEVTGGHATYGATWEGVRSWAEYLRGLGVLPGSRVATLLPPSIDAAMVWIALGCLGAVEVPVNAELKGAFLEHVLDDAAPMLCLARPEFVDHIRNTRPALPIRVVERGEWKNLGAATIEFDSLPAPADNACVIYTSGSTGPAKGVILDWAQFATMADRIPLGPNDVTYNCRPMFHVTGRSPLVSMCATGGQVVFRERFSAKATMDDVREFGCTTGTLLAALLLALPPRADDADNPLEAVFAGHNVALAAEFARRFDVKCYDLYGSTEVGFPLVLSGTPTDLEHTWCGRVRDGYRAQVVDENGQPVVDGVPGELWIQPGNRLMIMVGYLNQPAATERALAGGWYHTGDIVVRHPDGNFEFLHRNGDTIRRMGENISATAVEAVIDEHPQLVACAVIGVPDSVAGHEILIAAEIVENCTLDEQALYEWMTSRLPRHALPKYLALTDTLPRTPTNKVLKTGLLDTIDLTATWSPPVRRP
- a CDS encoding CaiB/BaiF CoA transferase family protein translates to MHRPMEGVRILEVAQFTFVPAAGAVLADWGADVIKVEHAETGDAQRGLVRVLGLAAGKEGSSFAPIMEGPNRSKRSIGLALDKPEARPILEELVRRSDVFLTNFLPKARRNLGITIEEIRKINPDIIYVAGSGFGSEGPDSENGAYDSTAFWARGGSADGVTPPDADSVAFMPAGAYGDNIGGMTIAGGIAAALYGRKVTGEPSEIDVSLLAVGAWATQFNVNLAMMNGGPQVKSNKTSAAPGNPLTGTYRTSDGRWIQLSMLQPTRYWDEFFRVLGRSDLIGDPRFDAMEKIAAAKDLVADEIAATIAKFPYAHWLSEFEKMTGQWAPVQDGWDIANDSALIANGRIVDLVDADGAPQKLVANPVKFDNQPVRITRAPQFAEHTDEVLREIGLDDDQLIALKIASAVT
- a CDS encoding oxidoreductase — protein: MWSDEHTEAWSRITRFLVGQGSIPGMQLAHAGRKGSTQIPTQGRDAITEAEGGWRTVAPSAIAYEGLPEPHALTVEEIAHIVAAYAAAARRRRAPDAGTTRQAEPPA
- a CDS encoding enoyl-CoA hydratase/isomerase family protein, with protein sequence MVDLNGLTTVIAELKEHVLTITLNRPDRLNSFNDAMRAEFKALWRFADDEDDVHAIVLRASGDRAFCTGVDVKEGTFLADNPFSRQDPGVDLSPKQNGCWKPLICAVHGMVAGGALYWLNEADIIISSDDAQFFDPHVSYGLVAALEPIGLAHRIPIGEVLRMVLLGLDERMSAERAHQIGFVSEVLPRAQLWDRAQELAARIAAKPPAAAQGSIRAIWESRDTGRSHALATGVAYTVIGNPIGQAQVVRSEVSTRKYEVR